A single region of the Streptomyces caelestis genome encodes:
- a CDS encoding AAA family ATPase: protein MIVRQDRMVERMFTAVLARGHCLLEGVPGVALAAKTLAHVVGGRFARLQFTPDLVPSDITGTRIYRPSQETFDIEPGPVIANIVLADEINRAPAKVQSALLEVMGEHQVSIGGTTLPVPEPFLVLATQNPIESEGVYHLPEAQRDRFLLEVEVAAPSESEKLAILYRMSVDPPRPRRILTPERLVALQRSTDEVFVHHAVAEYAVRLVCATRDLAGPERRLAHGAGPRATPGLVAAARALALLRGRGYVLPEDMSDLAHEVVGHRLVDWNATARTTVPHVRFTLADRELTTWIVLDASAFAPLAAERGQLLHRSLAPGLTVIGGHDALRRAVGNLLSNAVQLAPPGSLITVAADRDGSWLWTAVRDEGPGIGDDDRARVFDRFWRAKGNGGGRDRHAGLGLAIVRQIVESHGGQVACSHGWGRATFVLWFPAPGHGRTNGGPPENAPL from the coding sequence GTGATCGTCCGCCAGGACCGCATGGTGGAGCGGATGTTCACCGCCGTGCTGGCCCGGGGCCACTGCCTGCTGGAGGGCGTGCCGGGCGTCGCACTCGCCGCCAAGACGCTGGCGCATGTCGTGGGCGGGCGGTTCGCCCGACTCCAGTTCACGCCCGACCTCGTCCCCTCCGACATCACCGGCACCCGGATCTACCGGCCCTCCCAGGAGACCTTCGACATCGAACCCGGGCCGGTCATCGCCAACATCGTCCTGGCCGACGAGATCAACCGCGCCCCCGCCAAGGTCCAGTCCGCCCTGCTGGAGGTCATGGGCGAGCACCAGGTCTCCATCGGCGGCACCACGCTCCCCGTCCCCGAACCCTTCCTCGTCCTCGCCACCCAGAACCCGATCGAGTCCGAGGGCGTCTACCACCTCCCCGAGGCCCAGCGCGACCGCTTCCTGCTCGAGGTGGAGGTCGCCGCGCCCAGCGAGTCCGAAAAGCTCGCCATCCTCTACCGGATGAGCGTCGACCCGCCCCGCCCCCGCCGGATCCTCACCCCCGAGCGGCTGGTCGCGCTCCAGCGGAGCACCGACGAGGTGTTCGTGCACCACGCCGTCGCGGAGTACGCCGTACGGCTCGTCTGCGCGACGCGTGACCTGGCCGGTCCGGAGCGGCGGCTGGCCCACGGTGCCGGTCCGCGCGCCACTCCCGGCCTGGTCGCCGCCGCCCGGGCGCTGGCCCTGCTGCGGGGCCGCGGCTACGTCCTGCCCGAGGACATGAGCGACCTGGCGCACGAGGTCGTCGGGCACCGCCTCGTGGACTGGAACGCCACCGCCCGCACCACCGTCCCGCACGTCCGGTTCACTCTGGCCGACCGCGAACTCACCACCTGGATCGTCCTCGACGCCTCCGCGTTCGCCCCGCTCGCCGCCGAACGCGGCCAGCTCCTGCACCGCAGCCTCGCCCCAGGCCTCACGGTCATCGGCGGCCACGACGCCCTGCGCCGGGCCGTCGGCAACCTGCTCTCGAACGCGGTACAGCTGGCCCCACCGGGTTCCCTCATCACCGTCGCGGCCGACCGGGACGGCTCCTGGCTCTGGACGGCGGTACGGGACGAGGGCCCAGGCATAGGCGACGACGACCGGGCGAGGGTCTTCGACCGCTTCTGGCGAGCCAAGGGCAACGGCGGCGGCCGCGACCGCCACGCCGGGCTGGGCCTGGCCATCGTCCGACAGATCGTGGAATCGCACGGCGGCCAGGTCGCCTGTTCTCACGGGTGGGGGAGGGCTACGTTCGTGCTGTGGTTCCCGGCACCGGGGCACGGCCGGACGAATGGCGGCCCGCCGGAGAACGCGCCCCTGTAG
- a CDS encoding HAD family hydrolase translates to MKIHAHALLFDNDGTLVSSLASVDRCWARWATEYGITAEEFARVELHGRPAAEIAADLLPADLVPQAVARIEDLEVDDVPNGGVHLLPGTRAFLDALPAERWAVVTSATRRLAEARLDAVGILPKTLVAADDVTRGKPDPEPYLLAARALGVDPADCVVFEDAPAGLTAGRAAGMTTVALTTTHQAHELQADLVVENLSALSALVTEQGVEISLRG, encoded by the coding sequence ATGAAGATCCACGCGCACGCCCTGCTGTTCGACAACGACGGAACTCTGGTCTCCTCCCTCGCCTCGGTGGACCGCTGCTGGGCGCGGTGGGCCACGGAGTACGGGATCACGGCCGAGGAGTTCGCCCGGGTCGAGCTGCACGGCCGGCCGGCCGCCGAGATAGCCGCCGACCTGCTGCCCGCCGACCTGGTGCCGCAGGCCGTCGCGCGGATCGAGGATCTGGAGGTCGACGACGTGCCGAACGGAGGCGTGCACCTGCTGCCGGGGACCCGCGCCTTTCTCGACGCCCTGCCGGCCGAGCGCTGGGCCGTCGTCACCTCCGCCACCCGGCGGCTGGCCGAGGCCAGGCTCGACGCGGTCGGCATCCTGCCCAAGACGCTCGTCGCCGCGGACGACGTCACCCGAGGCAAGCCCGACCCCGAGCCGTACCTGCTCGCCGCCCGAGCCCTCGGCGTCGACCCGGCCGACTGCGTCGTCTTCGAGGACGCCCCCGCCGGCCTCACCGCCGGCCGCGCCGCCGGCATGACCACCGTGGCGTTGACCACAACCCATCAGGCCCACGAGCTGCAGGCCGATCTGGTGGTCGAGAACCTGTCGGCCCTGTCCGCACTGGTCACCGAGCAGGGTGTGGAGATCTCCCTCCGCGGCTGA
- a CDS encoding TetR/AcrR family transcriptional regulator — MAVDPDHVLRSAAALLTHKATATMDEVAKAAGISRATLHRHFAGRDALVRALESLGIAECEAALATARLDEGTASEAVRRLVGAIEPAAGLLGFLYTENQLFEGEEQNPGWTLIDERISALFRRGQLSGEFRIDLTPAWLTEALYGLLASGAWMVQSGKGAPKDFQYMIVELLLGGALRREES; from the coding sequence ATGGCTGTCGATCCTGACCACGTGCTGCGCAGCGCCGCGGCCCTGCTGACCCACAAAGCCACCGCGACCATGGACGAGGTCGCCAAGGCCGCCGGGATCAGCCGCGCCACGCTGCACCGCCACTTCGCCGGGCGGGACGCCCTCGTCCGCGCGCTGGAGTCGCTGGGCATCGCGGAGTGCGAGGCCGCGCTGGCCACCGCCCGGCTCGACGAGGGCACGGCGAGCGAGGCCGTACGCCGGCTGGTCGGGGCCATCGAGCCCGCCGCCGGACTGCTGGGGTTCCTCTACACCGAGAACCAGCTGTTCGAGGGCGAGGAGCAGAACCCGGGCTGGACCCTGATCGACGAGCGAATCTCCGCCCTGTTCCGGCGCGGCCAGCTCAGCGGCGAGTTCCGCATCGACCTCACACCGGCCTGGCTCACCGAGGCGCTCTACGGCCTGCTGGCCTCCGGTGCCTGGATGGTGCAGAGCGGCAAGGGCGCCCCCAAGGACTTCCAGTACATGATCGTCGAGCTCCTGCTCGGCGGCGCACTACGGAGAGAGGAATCATGA
- a CDS encoding RNA polymerase sigma factor has translation MTHDLVTALRPLLAAEAAAEAYAAGAEPGDLEQAVWLRLLERLDAEGPPLDPQEWLRRAVRSEARRTHRRSRLERLYTVEPVDDGGRDPEQLALAAARGRALRAAVRRLPGRCPRLMQALLSPEDLTYREIAGELGISQGSIGPERSRCLGCLRRLLTPEVAAR, from the coding sequence ATGACGCACGACCTGGTCACCGCCCTGCGCCCGCTGCTCGCCGCCGAGGCCGCCGCGGAGGCGTATGCCGCCGGAGCCGAGCCGGGCGACCTGGAGCAGGCGGTCTGGCTCCGGCTGCTGGAGCGCCTCGACGCCGAGGGCCCGCCGCTCGACCCGCAGGAATGGCTCCGCCGGGCCGTCCGCTCGGAAGCGCGCCGCACTCACCGTAGGAGCCGCCTCGAACGGCTGTACACCGTCGAACCGGTCGACGACGGCGGTCGTGACCCCGAACAGCTGGCCCTCGCCGCGGCGCGCGGCCGTGCCCTGCGCGCGGCCGTACGTCGCCTCCCGGGCCGGTGCCCTCGGCTGATGCAGGCCCTGCTCTCTCCCGAGGACCTGACATACCGGGAAATCGCAGGGGAGTTGGGTATCTCACAGGGCAGTATTGGCCCGGAACGTTCCAGATGTCTGGGATGTCTGCGGAGATTGCTCACACCGGAGGTTGCGGCCCGCTGA
- a CDS encoding MetQ/NlpA family ABC transporter substrate-binding protein: protein MRNTAKITTAVLAAGALTLGLSACGAGDSGSDGPLIVAASPVPHAEILTYVKDNLAKKEGLDLQVKEFTDYVTPNTATQDGSVGANYFQNKPYLDDFNKKNGTDIVPVVTVHLEPLGLYSHKVKKAGDLKSGATVAIPNDTVNEARALKLLAANGLITLKAGVGNEATPSDIAKNPKNLKFKELEAAQTPRSLDDVDAAVVNGNYAIESDLKPAKDALVLESPKNNPYGNFLAVKKGQEDDPRVKKLAKLLTSPEVKKFIQDKYAGSVLASF, encoded by the coding sequence GTGCGCAACACCGCCAAGATCACCACCGCCGTCCTCGCCGCCGGAGCCCTCACCCTCGGGCTCAGCGCTTGCGGCGCGGGCGACTCCGGCTCCGACGGACCCCTGATCGTCGCCGCCAGCCCCGTCCCGCACGCCGAGATCCTCACCTACGTCAAGGACAACCTGGCGAAGAAGGAGGGCCTGGACCTCCAGGTCAAGGAGTTCACCGACTACGTCACGCCGAACACGGCGACGCAGGACGGCTCCGTCGGCGCCAACTACTTCCAGAACAAGCCGTACCTCGACGACTTCAACAAGAAGAACGGCACCGACATCGTGCCCGTCGTCACGGTTCACCTGGAGCCGCTCGGCCTCTACTCCCACAAGGTCAAGAAGGCCGGCGACCTGAAGAGCGGTGCGACCGTCGCCATCCCCAACGACACCGTCAACGAGGCCCGCGCCCTCAAGCTCCTCGCCGCCAACGGGCTCATCACCCTCAAGGCGGGCGTCGGCAACGAGGCGACCCCCTCCGACATCGCCAAGAACCCCAAGAACCTCAAGTTCAAGGAGCTGGAGGCGGCCCAGACGCCGCGCTCCCTCGACGACGTGGACGCCGCCGTCGTCAACGGCAACTACGCCATCGAGTCCGACCTCAAGCCGGCGAAGGACGCCCTCGTCCTGGAGTCCCCGAAGAACAACCCGTACGGCAACTTCCTCGCCGTGAAGAAGGGCCAGGAGGACGACCCGCGCGTGAAGAAGCTCGCGAAGCTCCTCACCTCGCCTGAGGTGAAGAAGTTCATCCAGGACAAGTACGCCGGCTCCGTGCTCGCCTCCTTCTGA
- a CDS encoding MFS transporter: MTSTLQPAETAETVKRPGRWLALGVLVLAVLLVAVDATVLGLATPYISEDLKPSGTQLLWIGDVYSFVIAGLLVSMGSLGDRIGRKRILLAGATAFGAISVFNAYATTPETLIVARALLGVAGATLMPATLALIRNLFHDSRERSLAVGIWGATASAGTAVGPIVGGFLLEHFWWGSVFLINLPVMAVLVLVGIKLLPESRTANPGPWDLLSVVLSLAGMVGVVYAIKEAATHGFAWSTLGAGLLGAAALHGFVRRQLRLPAPLLDMRLFRNRGFSGAVLADLLTILGLSGLVFFLSQYLQLVQGRRPFEAGLAELPAAIGAVVAGLAAGRAARRFSVRAVVSAGLAAIGLALAALTVIDQSTGYPLLGAALLVVGVGAGFSFTVTADVILSSVPKEHAGSASAVSETAYELGAALGIAVLGSIVTGVYRDFTGPAGTPAAAHESLGGAVEAATGMPAHTAEAMLDAARTSFVDGLALAAGVGAAVLLAAAVAAWFLLRGQRLESGAEHP; this comes from the coding sequence ATGACCAGCACCCTGCAGCCGGCTGAGACGGCCGAGACGGTGAAGCGCCCGGGCCGCTGGCTCGCGCTCGGCGTCCTCGTCCTCGCCGTGCTGCTGGTGGCCGTCGACGCGACCGTCCTCGGTCTCGCGACCCCCTACATCAGCGAGGACCTGAAGCCCTCCGGCACCCAGCTGCTGTGGATCGGCGACGTCTACTCGTTCGTCATCGCCGGACTGCTCGTCTCCATGGGCAGCCTCGGCGACCGGATCGGCCGCAAGCGGATCCTGCTGGCCGGTGCCACCGCGTTCGGCGCGATATCCGTGTTCAACGCCTACGCCACCACCCCCGAGACGCTGATCGTGGCGCGGGCGCTGCTCGGTGTCGCCGGCGCCACGCTGATGCCGGCCACGCTCGCCCTGATCCGCAACCTCTTCCACGACTCGCGCGAACGCAGTCTGGCCGTCGGAATCTGGGGCGCCACCGCCTCCGCCGGTACGGCCGTCGGCCCGATCGTCGGCGGGTTCCTGCTGGAGCACTTCTGGTGGGGCTCGGTCTTCCTGATCAACCTGCCCGTGATGGCCGTCCTGGTCCTCGTCGGCATCAAGCTGCTGCCCGAGTCGCGTACCGCCAACCCCGGCCCCTGGGACCTGCTCAGTGTCGTGCTGTCGCTGGCCGGCATGGTCGGTGTCGTGTACGCGATCAAGGAGGCCGCCACCCACGGCTTCGCATGGAGCACCCTCGGCGCGGGCCTGCTGGGTGCGGCCGCCCTGCACGGGTTCGTACGCCGCCAGCTCAGGCTTCCGGCCCCGCTGCTGGACATGCGGCTGTTCCGCAACCGCGGCTTCAGCGGCGCGGTACTGGCCGACCTGCTGACCATCCTCGGTCTGTCCGGACTGGTGTTCTTCCTCTCCCAGTACCTGCAACTCGTCCAGGGCAGGCGCCCGTTCGAGGCGGGCCTGGCGGAACTGCCCGCCGCCATCGGCGCGGTGGTGGCCGGTCTGGCCGCGGGGCGCGCGGCCCGGCGCTTCTCGGTGCGGGCCGTCGTCTCCGCAGGGCTCGCGGCGATCGGCCTCGCCCTGGCCGCGCTCACGGTGATCGACCAGTCCACCGGCTACCCGCTGCTCGGGGCCGCGCTGCTCGTGGTCGGCGTCGGAGCCGGATTCTCCTTCACCGTGACCGCCGACGTGATCCTCTCCAGCGTGCCCAAGGAGCACGCGGGTTCGGCGTCCGCCGTGTCCGAGACGGCGTACGAACTCGGCGCGGCCCTCGGCATCGCCGTGCTCGGCTCCATCGTGACCGGCGTCTACCGCGACTTCACCGGCCCGGCGGGCACACCGGCCGCGGCGCACGAGTCGCTGGGCGGCGCGGTCGAGGCGGCGACGGGCATGCCCGCGCACACCGCCGAGGCCATGCTGGACGCGGCCCGCACGTCCTTCGTCGACGGCCTGGCCCTCGCGGCGGGCGTCGGAGCGGCGGTCCTGCTGGCGGCGGCAGTGGCGGCGTGGTTCCTGCTGCGGGGGCAGCGGCTGGAGAGCGGGGCGGAACACCCCTAG
- a CDS encoding lysophospholipid acyltransferase family protein has translation MSRFALIKAVLGPIMRLMFRPQVEGAEHIPGDGPVILAGNHLTFIDSMILPLVCDRQVFFIGKDEYVTGKGLKGRLMAWFFTGVGMIPVDRDGGRGGVAALMTGRRVLDEGRVFGIYPEGTRSPDGRLYRGRTGIARLTLMTGAPVVPFAMIGTDRLQPGGAGLPRPGKVTVRFGEAMEFSRYEGMDRDRYVLRAVTDSVMSEVMRLSGQEYVDMYASKAKEAA, from the coding sequence TTGTCCCGCTTCGCGCTCATCAAGGCAGTGCTCGGCCCGATCATGCGCCTGATGTTCCGCCCTCAGGTGGAAGGTGCGGAGCACATTCCCGGCGACGGTCCGGTCATCCTGGCCGGCAACCACCTGACGTTCATCGACTCGATGATCCTGCCGCTGGTCTGCGACCGGCAGGTCTTCTTCATCGGCAAGGACGAGTACGTGACCGGGAAGGGCCTCAAGGGCCGGCTGATGGCCTGGTTCTTCACGGGCGTCGGCATGATCCCGGTGGATCGTGACGGTGGCCGGGGCGGTGTCGCCGCCCTGATGACCGGACGCCGCGTGCTGGACGAGGGCCGGGTGTTCGGGATCTACCCGGAGGGGACGCGGTCGCCCGACGGACGGCTGTACCGGGGGCGGACCGGGATCGCCCGGCTCACGCTGATGACGGGGGCGCCGGTGGTGCCGTTCGCGATGATCGGTACGGACAGGCTTCAGCCGGGTGGGGCGGGTCTCCCCCGGCCGGGGAAGGTCACGGTCCGGTTCGGCGAGGCGATGGAGTTCTCCCGGTACGAGGGGATGGACCGGGACCGGTACGTGCTGCGGGCTGTGACCGACTCCGTGATGAGTGAGGTCATGCGATTGTCCGGGCAGGAGTATGTGGACATGTACGCGAGTAAGGCCAAGGAAGCCGCGTAG
- a CDS encoding glycerophosphodiester phosphodiesterase, producing MGTQRPNEETSGTGRRALLGAAVLGAGGAVLGVTGTARADSTRQGGGQGGLKSLPKPTIVGHRGASGYRPEHTFGSYQLALDMGADIVEAGDLVPTRDGHLVCRHEPEIGGTTDVADHPEFADRKKTKLLDGVSTTGWFTEDFTLAELKTLRAIERIPANRPHNTLYNGRWEIPTFEEVLKWQDEQTRKRGKQVWIYPELKHPTYFRQQGLPLEERVAKLLRKYRKDRRTSPVILQSFEPTSIERLNKLVDNPLVVLLSSADTRPWDFVETGDPRTVADLVKPAGLREIASYAQGIGPTLDLVIPRDAKGNLTQPTTLVADAHKVGLVLHPWTLRNENPFLPANFRKGTDADAYGDVFGAYRAYFATGIDGVFTDQPDTGLLARQDFAGN from the coding sequence ATGGGAACGCAGAGGCCGAACGAGGAAACCAGCGGAACCGGACGGCGGGCCCTGCTCGGCGCGGCGGTGCTCGGCGCCGGGGGAGCGGTCCTCGGCGTGACCGGCACGGCGAGAGCCGACAGCACCCGGCAGGGCGGCGGGCAGGGCGGGCTGAAGAGTCTGCCCAAGCCGACGATCGTCGGCCACCGCGGGGCCAGCGGCTACCGCCCGGAGCACACCTTCGGCTCGTACCAGCTGGCCCTCGACATGGGTGCCGACATCGTCGAGGCGGGCGACCTGGTGCCGACGAGGGACGGTCACCTCGTCTGCCGTCACGAGCCGGAGATCGGCGGCACCACGGACGTCGCCGACCACCCCGAGTTCGCCGACCGCAAGAAGACCAAGCTCCTCGACGGTGTCTCCACCACCGGCTGGTTCACCGAGGACTTCACGCTCGCCGAGCTGAAGACCCTGCGGGCGATCGAGCGCATCCCGGCCAACCGCCCGCACAACACCCTCTACAACGGCCGCTGGGAGATCCCCACCTTCGAAGAGGTCCTGAAGTGGCAGGACGAGCAGACCCGCAAGCGCGGCAAGCAGGTCTGGATCTACCCCGAGCTCAAGCACCCCACCTACTTCCGCCAGCAGGGCCTTCCCCTGGAGGAGCGGGTCGCCAAGCTGCTGCGCAAGTACCGCAAGGACCGGCGCACCTCCCCGGTCATCCTCCAGTCCTTCGAGCCGACCAGCATCGAGCGCCTCAACAAGCTCGTCGACAACCCCTTGGTCGTGCTGCTGTCCTCGGCGGACACCCGCCCCTGGGACTTCGTCGAGACGGGCGACCCGCGCACGGTCGCCGACCTGGTGAAGCCGGCCGGCCTGCGGGAGATCGCCTCCTACGCGCAGGGCATCGGCCCGACCCTCGACCTGGTCATCCCGCGCGACGCCAAGGGCAACCTCACGCAGCCGACGACGCTCGTCGCGGACGCGCACAAGGTGGGTCTGGTCCTGCACCCGTGGACGCTGCGCAACGAGAACCCCTTCCTGCCCGCCAACTTCCGCAAGGGCACGGACGCCGACGCCTACGGTGACGTCTTCGGCGCGTACCGGGCGTACTTCGCGACCGGCATCGACGGCGTCTTCACCGACCAGCCCGACACGGGTCTGCTGGCCCGTCAGGACTTCGCCGGCAACTGA
- a CDS encoding methionine ABC transporter permease codes for MTWSEMRPLLEQACWDTLYMVGWSTLIAVVGGLPLGILLVLTDRGGLLQNVVANKVIGQIVNIARSLPFIILMVALMTFTRWITGTTIGREAAIVPLAVGAIPFFARLVETAVREVDHGLVEAVQAMGGNTWTVVRKVLVPESLPSLISSTTTTIVALIGYSAMAGTVGAGGLGDIAIRYGYQRFETGLMWITVAILAVVISLIQFAGDYAARSLHRRGAHSGPAPKLRLLKAAS; via the coding sequence GTGACCTGGTCCGAGATGCGGCCCCTGCTGGAACAGGCGTGTTGGGACACGCTCTACATGGTCGGCTGGTCCACGCTCATCGCCGTGGTCGGCGGACTGCCGCTCGGCATCCTGCTGGTCCTGACCGACCGCGGCGGCCTGCTCCAGAACGTCGTCGCCAACAAGGTCATCGGGCAGATCGTGAACATCGCCCGGTCCCTGCCGTTCATCATCCTGATGGTCGCGCTGATGACCTTCACCCGCTGGATCACCGGCACCACCATCGGCCGCGAGGCCGCCATCGTGCCGCTCGCCGTCGGCGCCATCCCGTTCTTCGCGCGTCTGGTCGAGACGGCCGTCCGCGAAGTGGACCACGGGCTCGTCGAGGCCGTGCAGGCCATGGGCGGCAACACCTGGACCGTCGTCCGCAAGGTTCTCGTCCCCGAGTCCCTGCCGTCGCTGATCTCCAGCACCACCACCACGATCGTCGCCCTCATCGGCTACTCGGCCATGGCGGGCACGGTCGGCGCGGGCGGCCTCGGAGACATCGCCATCCGCTACGGCTACCAGCGCTTCGAGACCGGGCTGATGTGGATCACCGTCGCGATCCTCGCCGTCGTCATCTCCCTCATCCAGTTCGCCGGCGACTACGCGGCCCGCTCCCTGCACCGCCGCGGCGCCCACTCGGGCCCCGCCCCGAAACTGCGGCTGCTCAAAGCCGCCTCCTGA
- a CDS encoding aldo/keto reductase gives MPFARLASATTPTCHIGLGLAAVGRPGYINLGRDQDLPAERTVDALRDRTHELLDAAYAQGVRYFDAARSYGRSEEFLADWLNTRPGLDDIVVGSKWGYTYTADWSTDAETHEVKDHTLATYERQRAETDALLGDRLDLYQIHSVTPDSPALTDKELHAKLAQAAARGLTIGFSTSGPAQADAIRAALAVTVDGEPLFRTVQSTYNALETSAAPALAEAHDAGLTVIVKEGMANGRLAGPHAPDVLKEIAEESGLGCDAVALAVILRQPWAGVVLSGAATANQLASNLHAAVVDLDDDQLARLATLVEEPQAYWEKRGQLPWH, from the coding sequence ATGCCCTTCGCCCGCCTGGCCTCAGCAACGACCCCCACATGCCACATCGGTCTGGGACTCGCCGCCGTCGGACGGCCCGGTTACATCAATCTGGGCCGCGATCAGGACCTGCCGGCCGAGCGCACGGTCGACGCCCTGCGCGACCGCACACATGAACTCCTCGACGCCGCCTACGCCCAAGGCGTCCGTTACTTCGACGCCGCCCGCTCCTACGGCCGCTCGGAAGAGTTCCTCGCCGACTGGCTGAACACAAGGCCCGGCCTCGACGACATCGTCGTGGGCAGCAAGTGGGGCTACACCTACACCGCCGACTGGTCCACCGACGCCGAGACGCACGAGGTCAAGGACCACACCCTCGCCACCTACGAACGGCAGCGCGCCGAGACCGACGCCCTGCTCGGCGACCGGCTCGACCTCTACCAGATTCACTCGGTGACCCCGGACAGCCCGGCCCTCACCGACAAGGAACTGCACGCGAAGCTCGCGCAAGCCGCCGCCCGGGGACTCACCATCGGCTTCTCCACCAGCGGTCCCGCCCAGGCGGACGCGATCCGCGCCGCCCTCGCCGTGACGGTCGACGGCGAACCCCTCTTCCGTACCGTCCAGTCGACGTACAACGCGCTGGAGACCTCCGCCGCGCCCGCCCTCGCCGAGGCACACGACGCCGGGCTCACCGTGATCGTCAAGGAGGGCATGGCAAACGGCCGGCTCGCGGGGCCGCACGCGCCGGACGTCCTGAAGGAGATCGCCGAGGAGTCCGGGCTGGGATGCGACGCCGTCGCCCTGGCGGTGATCCTGCGGCAGCCCTGGGCCGGCGTCGTCCTCTCCGGCGCGGCCACCGCCAACCAGCTCGCCTCCAACCTGCACGCGGCGGTCGTCGACCTCGACGACGACCAGCTCGCCCGACTCGCCACGCTGGTCGAGGAACCGCAGGCGTACTGGGAGAAGCGCGGACAGCTGCCCTGGCACTGA
- a CDS encoding methionine ABC transporter ATP-binding protein, with protein sequence MITTTDLTKVYRSRGREVTALDGVDLHVREGEVYGVIGQSGAGKSSLIRCVNLLERPTSGTVTVAGQDLTALAGRGPRAGKELRQARSRIGMIFQHFNLLSSRTVQDNVELPLEILGKSGGERSRKALELLDLVGLADQAKAYPAQLSGGQKQRVGIARALAGDPKVLLSDEATSALDPETTRSILGLLRDLNRQLGLTVLLITHEMDVVKSVCDSAALMANGRIVESGTVSELLATPGSELAAALFPLDGEASGEDRTVVDVTFQGESATQPVISQLARTYNIDISILGAAIDTVGGLQVGRMRIELPGRYEDNVVPIGFLREQGLQIDVVGHESVPVKEGAK encoded by the coding sequence GTGATCACCACAACGGACCTGACCAAGGTCTACCGTTCGCGCGGCCGCGAGGTCACCGCCCTGGACGGCGTCGACCTGCACGTCCGCGAAGGCGAGGTGTACGGCGTCATCGGCCAGTCCGGCGCCGGCAAGTCCTCGCTCATCCGCTGCGTCAACCTGCTGGAACGCCCCACCTCCGGCACCGTGACCGTCGCCGGGCAGGACCTCACCGCCCTGGCCGGCCGCGGCCCCCGCGCCGGAAAGGAGCTGCGGCAAGCGCGCAGCCGGATCGGCATGATCTTCCAGCACTTCAACCTGCTGTCCTCCCGGACCGTCCAGGACAACGTCGAACTGCCGCTGGAGATTCTCGGCAAGTCCGGCGGGGAACGCTCCCGCAAGGCGCTGGAGCTGCTCGACCTGGTCGGTCTCGCCGACCAGGCCAAGGCCTACCCGGCCCAGCTCTCCGGTGGCCAGAAGCAGCGCGTCGGCATCGCCCGCGCCCTGGCCGGTGACCCCAAGGTGCTGCTGTCCGACGAGGCCACCAGCGCCCTCGACCCGGAGACCACCCGCTCGATCCTGGGGCTGCTGCGCGACCTGAACCGGCAACTCGGCCTGACCGTCCTGCTCATCACGCACGAGATGGACGTCGTGAAGTCGGTCTGCGATTCGGCCGCACTCATGGCGAACGGGCGCATCGTCGAGTCCGGCACGGTCAGCGAGTTGCTGGCCACCCCCGGCTCGGAACTGGCCGCCGCGCTGTTCCCGCTCGACGGCGAGGCCTCCGGCGAGGACCGCACCGTCGTCGACGTCACCTTCCAGGGCGAGAGCGCGACCCAGCCCGTCATCTCGCAGCTCGCCCGCACCTACAACATCGACATATCGATCCTCGGCGCCGCCATCGACACCGTCGGCGGCCTCCAGGTCGGCCGGATGCGCATCGAACTGCCCGGCCGCTACGAGGACAACGTGGTGCCGATCGGCTTCCTGCGCGAACAGGGCCTCCAGATCGACGTCGTGGGCCATGAGTCCGTACCGGTGAAGGAAGGTGCCAAGTGA
- a CDS encoding GNAT family N-acetyltransferase produces MGMSVTISAATEQDAEQIFRLQYLCFQPEAALYGNYRIDPLVQTLDSVREEVARDCVFVARLGDEVVGSIRGSVTEDGAAAIGKLCVHPRLQGHGIGARLLRAAESALAGQHGATRFRLHTGHRSEGNLRLYRKVGYETVGTSQGADGVPMIVLEKPAGTYAATA; encoded by the coding sequence ATGGGCATGAGCGTGACCATCTCTGCGGCGACCGAGCAGGACGCGGAGCAGATCTTCAGGCTGCAGTACCTGTGCTTCCAGCCGGAGGCGGCGCTGTACGGGAACTACCGCATCGACCCGCTCGTCCAAACCCTCGACTCGGTCCGCGAGGAGGTCGCCCGGGACTGCGTCTTCGTGGCCCGGCTCGGCGACGAGGTCGTCGGCTCGATCCGCGGCTCGGTCACCGAGGACGGCGCCGCCGCGATCGGCAAGCTCTGCGTCCACCCCCGCCTCCAGGGCCACGGCATCGGCGCCCGTCTCCTGCGAGCGGCCGAATCGGCCCTGGCCGGCCAGCACGGCGCCACCCGCTTCCGCCTCCACACCGGCCACCGCAGCGAGGGCAACCTCCGCCTCTACCGCAAGGTGGGCTACGAAACGGTGGGCACGTCCCAGGGCGCGGACGGCGTACCGATGATCGTCCTGGAGAAGCCGGCGGGTACCTACGCGGCGACGGCTTGA